CGGCCAGTGTCATTACCGTACCAAATCCGTGATTGCCTTTCAGCGTGTTTTCACTTATGTACTGGGCATATCATGAACACGGTTTTAATCATTGGAGCAGGCGGCGTAGGACATGTGGTAGCCAACAAATGCGCCCAGCTGCCGAAAATCTTTCAGAACATTCATCTGGCCTCCCGCACAAAAAGCAAATGTGACGCCATTGCGGAAGACGTGCGCGCCAGAACGGGCGTCAGCATCACCACCCACGCCGTGGATGCGGACGACGTGCCCTCCACCGTGGCCCTCATCCGGGAAGTGAAGCCGCAACTACTGATCAATGTGGCCCTTCCCTACCAGGACCTCACCCTGATGGACGCCTGCCTGGAAACCGGCGTCAACTATCTGGACACCGCCAACTATGAACCCCGGGACGTAGCCAAATTCGAATACTCCTGGCAGTGGGCGTACCAGGACAAATTCCGCAAGGCGGGGCTCTTCGCCCTGCTGGGCTCCGGCTTTGACCCCGGCGTCACCAACGTCTTCACGGCGTGGGCGCTCAAGCACCACTTTGATGAAATCCATACGCTGGACATCATTGACGTGAACGGCGGCAACCACGGCAAGGCCTTCGCCACCAACTTCAACCCGGAAATCAACATCCGGGAAGTGACGGCCCCCTGCCGCCACTGGGAAAACGGCGCCTTCCGGGAAACCGCCCCCATGAGCATGCACCAGAGCTTCACGTGCCCGCAGGAAGTGGGCACCTATGAAATCTACCGCATGTACCATGAGGAAATGGAAAGCCTGGTCAAGCACATCCCCACCATCCGCAGGGCGCAATTCTGGATGTCCTTCTCCCCGAACTACCTCAAGCATCTGGAAGTGCTCCAGAACGTGGGCATGACCCGCATTGACCCGGTCATGTACAACGGCGTGGAAATCATCCCCCTGCAATTCCTGAAAGCCGTTCTGCCGGACCCCGGGGACCTGGGCAAGACGACGAAGGGGAAAACCTGCATCGGCAACGTCATCACCGGCGTAAAAGACGGCAAATTCAAGGCCGTCTACATCTACAACATCTGCGACCACGAAAAATGCTTTGAAGAAGTAGGCTCCCAGGCCATCTCCTACACCACGGGGGTTCCGGCCATGATTGGCGCGGAAATGATCCTCACGGGCAAATGGTCCGGCGCGGGCGTCTTCAACATGGAGCAGAACGATCCGGACCCCTTCATGGACGAGCTCAACAAGCGCGGCCTCCCCTGGCAGTGCGTGGAGCTTACGGAAGAACAGGCCAAAGCCCTGCAAGTCCACTGATAACGGGCTCCGGCAGGAGCCGCAGACTTCATCAAAAGCCAGGCATTAAACACTCAATGCCTGGCTTTTCCCTTCTTCTCCCGCGCCGCCAAGTTTCTTTTTTTGACGGAAAAGAAACGCAAACGAGTTTTTACGGGCGGATGGTGTTCCTTCCGGTAAACGGCGGACTTCTCCAATTACTTTAACAAACACGGGCTTCTTCCGGGCCGGACCGGAAACTGCCATCCCCCGGAAAGAAAAAGAGAAGCTCCGCACAGTGTTTTTACGCCGCAGGCATAATTTGCTGGCAGGAAAAGCAAACGGGCGGTAAAAACGGGGTGCCATGAAATATCTTGCGCTATTTCTTATCTTTCTGTTTCAAACGGTGCAGGGGAAGGAACCGGCCCCATGGCGAATCGCCATCATCGGCGACACGCATGACTCCCCCGAGCGCATGGCGGGAAGCGAAGGGGTAGCCGTCAACTTCATCAAAACCCTGTACGGGGAAATCCTGAAACACCAAGTGGACATGGTCATCCAGGTGGGAGACATGGCGGACATTGAAGGAAGCGCCCCCGTCAACGGACTCGCCAAACGCAAGGAACTCAACAAGATGCTGGAGGAAAAAGGCATCCCATTCTATGCCGTGCGGGGCAATCATGAATCCATCCCCCTCCGCGCAAAACAATTCAGGGAACTCTTCCTGCCCACCCGCAAACAGGGAGCCAGGGGGCTGGCCACCAGAAAGCTGAACTACGGCATCCGCCATAAAAACGCCTCCCTGTACTTCATGGATGTTGACCTGACCCCGGACCAGATGGTGGACTTCAGCGCGTGGGTCAAAAAGAACAGGAGCAAGGCCAACACCGTGCCGCGCCATTGCCTGGTCTTCACCCACCGCACCCTGCAAACGCCCATGCAATTCCGGGAATGCCTGTGGGGCCGCTACAATGACAGCGCGGCGGAACACCAGAACGCCTTTTACCGCAACCTGCGGGAAGCGGGCGTCCGCTTCGTCGTCACCGGGCACCTGCATGCGCATGACCTGTACATGATCACATCCCCGGACGGGAAAAACACCCTCACCTCCCTCATCTGCGCGCCTGCGGGCAACAAGGTGCTCCCTGCCCCGTTCCTTCTTCCCGCAAAATCACGGGTAAAAACCCTGCAATACCGCTCCGGCATCACGGCCTACTACATCCTGACCGTCTACCCGGACTCCATGACTCTGGACACCTACGCCGCCCCCAACAACGGCGTTACCGACGAAGGCCCCAAAAGCAGCGAATTCAAAAAACTGCACTCCTACGGGATTCCGATGAATTGAAAACCGGAATCTACGCGGCACCAACTCCAGACGGGAAAGGAAACTGGACTCCTTCAGCCATTCCGGATAAACTTGAACCTGACGCGGCCAGCAGGCAGATGAGGGCGAATGCTGCCTCCTTCCCCCTGCTTGCGCCAACCCCAAGCTCACAGAAAATTCCCGGGAGACCGGCGATCTGCATAAAGCCTTGGGTAACGTACATTGACATCATTGGAATAAAAACTACGGACTTGAAAATAACAGCATGACAAACAGGTTGGCGCAAAACGGCAACTGTGCCGCTAACCATCAACTGTTAACTTCCAAGCCGTCGCATCCCACACGGGGTGCGTGGATTGAAACTATTTAAGATGTTGATAATGAATGTTATGCCACAGTCGCATCCCACACGGGGTGCGTGGATTGAAACTCCAAAAATCTCAGATAGGGCCCATTCGGGGACAGTCGCATCCCACACGGGGTGCGTGGATTGAAACCGGGCAGTAGAGCTTGGCAAGCTTATAGACGTTCCGTCGCATCCCACACGGGGTGCGTGGATTGAAACTTCAACTTTTTTTCGCCATCCTCCATTGGCGCGAGTCGCATCCCACACGGGGTGCGTGGATTGAAACTGGGAGCCTGCGCATACGGCGCGTTGTGGGGCTGGTCGCATCCCACACGGGGTGCGTGGATTGAAACTCCTCCCCGGTGGAAGCCCACCAGGGGCCGCGCGTCGCATCCCACACGGGATGCGTGGATTGAAACAAAAAGACAAGGAGCCGCTCATGGTCCTCTTGGGCGTCGCATCCCACACGGGATGCATAGATTGGAATGAACCGTCCGTCAATTTTATGGAAGAGATTTCCCGTCACATCCTGCATGAAATGCGCGGATATTCTTAATCCCATAATACATGGCGGCGCCACGGTTGACGTAGTCATCCGGGTTTTGGGACAGGTCCACCCAGAAGATGAAGGAGCACCAGGAGGAGGGGGGCTCCAGGGACGGAACAACGACTTCCTGAACGCCCGCCTTTTTCTGCTCCAGAATCAGGCGGACGCGCTTTTCATGCTGGCGGAACAGGAGCAGATGGTCGTGAAAGGTGGAAAGAACACACAGTCCGGATAGGACGAGAAAAACGGCTGTAAAGATACGGGGCCGCGGCACGGCGCAGGGGATGCCGTACCAGGCGTGAAGGAGAGCCAGCACCCCGATGCCGAACAGCAGGGTGGCGGAGAACATGGCATGGTCTGCCGGAACAACGGCAGCGGCAAAAGAGAGGGCCATGGCGTATGCCGTCAGGATGTATGCCGCAGCCGTTCCAATCTGAATTTTCCATGGACGGATGGAGTTCCGGTCCCTGCGGAAGCATTTCCAGAGTATCCAGGCGGCAACCGCGCCCAGCAGCAGAGGGAGGGCCAGGTATTCATGCATCCGGAGCAGAAGCGCGGGAACGGCTTCCAGCCTATCCCACACGCCGGAGAGCGGTTCCGCGCAGCCGGGCGTGGCGGAGTTCATCCGGGCGGAAACGCCGGGAGCCAGCAGCATGCACAGGGAACCCGCCACCTGCGCCGCCAACCCCGCATAAGACCACAGCGGAAGTTTTCTTTTCCGGACCAGGCGGACGAAGACGAACAAGGCCCCCAGCAGGAGCCAGGTGCCCGGAATGTTGTTTTCATTGGTCATGCCCGCCAGGAAGCCCAGCGCCAGCACAGCGGACCACTTTTTCCAGCCGTCTTCCCCGCGTTCTCCTTTTATTCCGTTTTCCCCTTTTTCCAGCAGGCCGCGGTACAGGCACAAGAAGCCCAGCCAGAGAGCGGCAGCCCAGGAATAATTGGTGGCCCCGGAGAGCCAGTAAATGGTGACGCCGGGCCGGGCCGTACAGGTGAAGAGCAGGAGCAGAGCCAATCCGAAGAGCCGCACGTCCGGCCAGGAACGGGGGTCCACCCTGCGCCCGGCGGCCAGGTAAAACATCATCAGCGCAAGGCCGACCTGCACAAAGGGGTTGAGCAGAAGGAAGAGCCATTTGCCCGCCGTAGCCACGGCAAACGCCAGGTATTCCCCAATTCTGGGGTTCCAGGTCATGTAGGACGCCGCACAGCGTTCCCAGACCAGGCTGAAGGAGAAACGGTGCTCCATGCCCGTCAGGGCATGATGGTACGTGTCAGAAGTAAAGGGACTCCACCAACTGACCAAAGCCACATACGAAAGGGCGGCGGCAACCAGCGCCCAAAACCACACCGTGGACGTACGGGGGGAGGGCATTAGCTCGGCTCCGGTTTCTTTTTCCGCAGCGCCGGAGGCAGGTCCAGGTCTTCCCCGTCCAGAATGAGGGGGCGCACCCGCGCAAACAGTCCGTGTCCCGCGCGTTCTTCCTCTCCTTCGTCCGGAGGAGTGCCTTCTTCCAGCGCCTTGATGTCCGGAACAGGGAGCAGTTCTTCTTCCGGCTCTTCATCCGCTCCGGATGCTCCTGCAACAGGAGCAGATTCCGAGGGCGTTTCCTCCGCGTCCGGCACGGTCGGCACAGGCCGGACGGGCACCAGCTCTTCTTCCAGTTCACGGTCATCCCTCCTGACGACGGGGGAAACGGGAGGTTCCGGCTCCGGACGCCATTCCGGTTCAGGGGCGGCGGCAGGAGCAACAGGTTGAATGAGGGTTTTCCCCGCTCCGATAAAAGGTTCTTCTTCCGGTACAAGCACCGCCGGAGCCACTGGTTCCTGACGGGGAACGGGAGCAGGCGCGGGAGAAGCCGCCGGTTCCTCTGCGGGCACCACGCCCAGCACGGTCAGGGACAGGCGGTCTTCCGGCTGTTCAGCCACGGAGGCGCCGATATGGAGGCGCACTCCATTCCCCAGGATTTCCGCCACTCCGCCCGCCAGGGCTTCCAGGCGATGCAGGGTCAGGGAACTGCCGCCGCGCACCAGCACCAGAACGTCATCCACTTCCCCCAGACGTTTTTCCAGGAAAAGGGGAGAGTGCCGGACCTGGTCCAGCATGTCCGCCGTGGAAACGTCCGCGGACGCTTCCCCTACGCCGAAGGAGCAAATTCCCTTCCCCGTTCCGGCTACGCGGAGCAGGTCATCCAGGCCCACGCGGAGCAGGCTTCCGGAAGAGTTCAGCAGGGACGGCACGATGAGCACGGCGCGGGCTATGAGGGCATTGACCACGGAAAAGGCTTCCAGCACTCCCTTGTCAGGGTCAATGAGGCTTTCCATGGCGTCATTGTCAAATCGCAGGACCATGTCGGAATACAGAGCCAGCCGGGACAGGGCTTCATCCGCCTGGGCGGCGCGCCTGTCTCCTTCAAACCGGAAGGGGCGGATGACGACGCTGACGACGTAGGAGCCCTGCTCCTTGGCCAGCCGCGCCACTTCCGGCGCCACGCCGGACCCCGTTCCGCCTCCCAGCCCGGCGGCAAGGACGGTCAGCGCGCTGCCTTCCAGCGCGCGGAGGATGGAGGATTCACTTTCACAGGCAGCCTGCGCCCCCACGGAGGCATCCCCGCCGGAACCCAGCCCACGGGTCAGCCTGGCCCCCAGATGGACCTTGCACGGAACGGAGGAGGCGTTCAGCAGGCGGGCGTCCAGGTTCATGGCGCACACGGAAGCCTCCTGCGGGGCCAGTAGCAGCGCTTCTTCCATCACCTTGGTTCCTGCGGAGCCGATGCCGCACAGGCAGATTTTTCCGGATAGTCCGGACGGGGCCTGGGGAGAAAAGTCCAGCATGGTTTTTTGATTGGGATGGAGATTGATCAGGAATTCTTCCTGCCGAAGAGGCCCAGCACGCGCCCCAGCCAGCTCCGCTGCTGCGGCAGTTCGGCATCTAGAATCTGGGCATACCGTATCAGGCCTATGGCCGTGCAGTAGCGCGGGTCATCCAGGTAGGAAGGCGCGCCGTTTTTGACCAGCGTGGGGCGGCTGATCGCCACGCCGAATACGTGGGAGGCCAGTTCCCCCACGCCGCGCATCAGGCTGGCGCCCCCGCACAGGTAAACGCCGTGGCAGCGGTTGCCCTTGAAAGTGTCCTTGGGCAGGGAGGATTTAACCAGGTTAAAGATTTCCAGCAGGCGGGAGCGGATGATTTCATTCAGCACGTTGCGCTCAATGGCGGCGTCCTTCATGTTCCCTTCCCCGCGCACGCGCACCATTTCATTGGTCTTTCCGGAAAAGCTGTTGGCGTCCCCCTCCGTCTTTTTGAGCAGTTCCGCCTGCGCCAGCGGTATGCCGGTCATCAGCGTGATGTCATTGGAAATATGGTCGCCGCCCAGGGGCACGCAGCCGGAGGCCACCAGCTGGCCGTCCAGGTAAAGGACGTAGTCCGTAGTGCCTGCCCCCATGTCAATGAGGAGGGCGCCCGCCTGCTTGACCTGCCTGTTGAGCACGAACTGGGCCGTGGCGATGGGGGCGAAGACCACATCCGCAATATCCAGGGGCACTTCCCGCACGCAGCGGAAGGAGTTGGTGATGCGGGATTTGATGCCGTGGATGATGTGGCAGTCTATGTCCAGCGTCCTGCCGGTCAGCCCGGCGGGGTTGGTCAGGTTTTCCTGCCCGTCCACGGAGAAGAGGCCCGGCACGCGGTGCAGGACGAATTGTTCCGGCCCCAGGGCGATGTCACGGGCGATTTCCGTCACCTCGTCCATGTGCTCCTGGGAGATGATGCTTTCATCCGGAGGCAGGCGGAAGGTGCCGCGGTTGTTCTGCCCCACAATGTGGGCCCCGGTCACGGACAGGTAGACGGTCATGATGTCCACGTCCGCATGGTCCTGGGCCATGTTCCAGGCATCATAAATGCACTGGATGACCTTGGAGGTGTCTTCAATCTCGCCGCGGACCACTCCCTCGCTAGGAACTTCACCCACGCCGATGATCGTCACGGTCGCATCAGGCTTTACTTCGCCCACGACCATGCAAGTCTTGCTTGTCCCTATCTCAAGCCCTACGTGAATTTTTGTCTTAGCCATGAAAGTCAAGGAACTATCAACGTCCTGGCACCTGATAGCACATTACTTTCCATTGTTCAAGAAAGCCTGCGCGAACATACGCAAAAAACGCGGTTTTCCGTTGCGCAGGCCCGGATCAGAGACCCGTGGGGTGGCGCACCAGGAAGTTCCGGGCATTGCGGCCGTCCACCCTCCAGCGGGGGCCTTCGCCGCGGCGGCCGCTTCCGGTGGTGTCAAACCGGAGGCCGCAGATGACCATGAAGACATGCCCGTTCTTGGCATAGACGGAGATCCAGTCCCCGGCGCCTTTCTGCCCGTAGTTCAGGAACAGCTTGGAGTGGCGGGTAGAGGTGAGCAGCCCTGCTTCCTTCAACACAAAGGAGGTGCTGCCGGAGCAGTCATAGTGGGAATCATAGTGCTTCCTGTGGCCGCCGCCCAGGCGGTAGGGCTTGTTGACCAGGGAATTGGCGGCCGCAATGGCGCGCTTTACCTGTGCCGGGGCATTCCTGGGGGGAATGGCTTTCCCGTTGTGCAGCACGGCCGTTTTTCCCGGCACAAAGTGGTAGGCGGGGAGCCGGGCCGGGGCTTCGACTTGCTGGGAGGTGGAGGAACAGGAGGAGAGAAGAAGGCCGGCCAAAAGGGCACCGGCCACGGAGAGAGTTTTGTGGACCGCAAATGTCATAAGAATTATAAACTGCGGAATTCCGGCCCCCTTGGCAAGAAAATAAATTTCCCCCGTCCACATTACATGGTAGACGGGGGAAAGAAATCAACAACATTTAGCCGTTGGAACGGGCGCGGGCATCCTTCTCAACAGCAGCCCACAGGGAGTCCAGGGAAGCCTGGACGGACGGCAGGGCTTCCTTCACGGGAACGCCCGGTTTCCCGTGGCCAAAGAGGTAGTATTTGATCTTGGGTTCCGTTCCGGAGGGGCGCACCGCAAAGCTGCGCCCGTCCGCCAGGTCCACAAAGATCATCTTTTCCGCGGGGATGGGGTCGCCTTCCGCATCCACCATGTCTCCCCTGGAGAAGTCCCGGATGCCGCTGACGGCCACGCCGTCCACTTCCGTGGGAGGGTTGGAGGAGTAGGAGGCGGACAGGGCGGCGATTTTTGCCGCGCCGTCCGCGCCTTCCATGACCAGGGACTTGCCCATTTCCAGATACACGCCGAACTTTTCAAAGAGTTCATGCAGCAGTTCCAGCAGGCTCTTGCCGACGCTTTCCGCGTAGGCCGCCAGTTCCGCAAAGATGATGGCGGCGGAGTTGGCATCCTTGTCGCGCACGAAGTCCTGGGCCAGGTAGCCGTAGCTTTCCTCCCCGCCGAAGACGAAGTAACGGCTGTATTCCAGCCGCAGGGCGCGCGTCTGCGCTTCACTCATCTTCCGGTAGTCTTTCCGTTTTTCCGCCGGAATGGCCTCTTCATATTTACCCAGCTTCTGGGCGATGTACTTGAAGCCCGTGAGCACGTTGACCACTTCATAGCCGAAGTGGTGGCCGATGGCGTCCTGAAGGCCCGTCGTCACAAAGGTTTTCACCATTACGGCGCGGGAACGGTTGGAATCATTAATGATGCCCAGGTCAGACATGCTCATGCAGCGGTACCATGCCAGCAGGGAGCCGATCTGGTTACCGGTCAGCAGGTGCATTTTTCCGTCTTCCCCGCGCACGGCCACGCCCATGCGGTCCGCGTCCGGGTCCGTGGCAATGACGATGTCCGCGCCGGAGGCGTCCGCCTGTTCAATGGCAAGCGCCAGGGCTGGCGGATTTTCCGGGTTGGGGGAGGCCACCGTCGGGAAGCGGCCGTCCTGCACGTCCTGCGCCGCCACGGTCTGCACGTTGCAGCCCAGTTCCTTCAGCAGGGGCACGATGATGTGGCCACCCGTGCCGTGCAGGTTGGAGTAAACGATTTTGGCCCCGCCCTTGCTGAAGAGTTCCGGACGGAGCAGCACGCTTTTCAGGCGGTCCATGTACACGCGGTCAAAGGAGGCGCCCAGCACATGGAGGGAGCCGCGCTGGTTTTCCGGCAGCGGTTCATATTCTTCAGAGGTCAGGGAGTTCACTTCCGCAATCACGGCCTTGTCATGGGGAGGCACAAGCTGGGCGCCGTCGCTGAAATAGGCCTTGAAGCCGTTGTCATGGGAGGGGTTGTGGCTGGCGGTAAGCACCACGCCGGAATCCGCGTTCAGCTCACGGATGGCAAAGGAAACTTCCGGGGTGGCCCGGGGACTGTCAAACAGATAGATGTCACAGCCCAGGTCCGTGCCGATTTTGGCGCAGAATTCCGCAAAGTCCCGGGAGAAGTGGCGGGTGTCATGGCCGATGACCAGACGGGGCTTCCTGCCCGGGTCCGTGGCTTCCACATGCTTTTTCACGTAAATGATCAGGCCGCGCATGGCGCGCCCCACATTGAAATAGTTCATGCAGGCGGTGCCCACGCAGGGGTATTCCGGGCGGCCGTTCACGCCGCCGTTCCCTTCCTCCGCCTTCGTCACGATATTGCCGATGGTGCGGCCCCGCAGCCCTCCCGTGCCGAAAGCCAGGGTTTTGTAAAAACGGTCATTCAGTTCCTCCCAGTCCCCGGCGGAAGCCAGTTCTTCTACGGCCTCCCGCGCAATGGGGGATTTGGTTCCGGCCAGAAGAAGGCGGATATTGGTCAGGGAAGACTCCAAAAGCTTCCCCTCTTTAACGGCATTCGTCAGGGATTCATCCAGTGTATTCATGCTGGCGGAATAGTACATCATGGCTCTTGTTTGACAATAGCTCTTTCCATCATGGCCTGAGAAAAAACCGCCATAGGAGCCCAAATCCGGATACAGGAAAAAGTCTTCCGCGCGCTGCCTCCCCCCTGTTTAAAGGGATTGGCGGTCATACAATTCCCGGTACAGCGGGCAGGAGGCGTAAAGCTCCGCATGGGTGCCGTCTCCGACGATGCGGCCGCCCTCAAACACCAGGATGCGCGTGGCCACGCGGATGGAACTGAAGCGGTGGGCCACAATGAGGGCCGTCCGCCCTTCCACCAGGCGGTCCAGCTCATGCTGGATCTGGGCCTCGCTCTCCGCGTCCAGGGAGGCGGTGG
This DNA window, taken from Akkermansia muciniphila, encodes the following:
- a CDS encoding metallophosphoesterase, which produces MKYLALFLIFLFQTVQGKEPAPWRIAIIGDTHDSPERMAGSEGVAVNFIKTLYGEILKHQVDMVIQVGDMADIEGSAPVNGLAKRKELNKMLEEKGIPFYAVRGNHESIPLRAKQFRELFLPTRKQGARGLATRKLNYGIRHKNASLYFMDVDLTPDQMVDFSAWVKKNRSKANTVPRHCLVFTHRTLQTPMQFRECLWGRYNDSAAEHQNAFYRNLREAGVRFVVTGHLHAHDLYMITSPDGKNTLTSLICAPAGNKVLPAPFLLPAKSRVKTLQYRSGITAYYILTVYPDSMTLDTYAAPNNGVTDEGPKSSEFKKLHSYGIPMN
- the ftsA gene encoding cell division protein FtsA; the encoded protein is MAKTKIHVGLEIGTSKTCMVVGEVKPDATVTIIGVGEVPSEGVVRGEIEDTSKVIQCIYDAWNMAQDHADVDIMTVYLSVTGAHIVGQNNRGTFRLPPDESIISQEHMDEVTEIARDIALGPEQFVLHRVPGLFSVDGQENLTNPAGLTGRTLDIDCHIIHGIKSRITNSFRCVREVPLDIADVVFAPIATAQFVLNRQVKQAGALLIDMGAGTTDYVLYLDGQLVASGCVPLGGDHISNDITLMTGIPLAQAELLKKTEGDANSFSGKTNEMVRVRGEGNMKDAAIERNVLNEIIRSRLLEIFNLVKSSLPKDTFKGNRCHGVYLCGGASLMRGVGELASHVFGVAISRPTLVKNGAPSYLDDPRYCTAIGLIRYAQILDAELPQQRSWLGRVLGLFGRKNS
- a CDS encoding phospho-sugar mutase; this encodes MMYYSASMNTLDESLTNAVKEGKLLESSLTNIRLLLAGTKSPIAREAVEELASAGDWEELNDRFYKTLAFGTGGLRGRTIGNIVTKAEEGNGGVNGRPEYPCVGTACMNYFNVGRAMRGLIIYVKKHVEATDPGRKPRLVIGHDTRHFSRDFAEFCAKIGTDLGCDIYLFDSPRATPEVSFAIRELNADSGVVLTASHNPSHDNGFKAYFSDGAQLVPPHDKAVIAEVNSLTSEEYEPLPENQRGSLHVLGASFDRVYMDRLKSVLLRPELFSKGGAKIVYSNLHGTGGHIIVPLLKELGCNVQTVAAQDVQDGRFPTVASPNPENPPALALAIEQADASGADIVIATDPDADRMGVAVRGEDGKMHLLTGNQIGSLLAWYRCMSMSDLGIINDSNRSRAVMVKTFVTTGLQDAIGHHFGYEVVNVLTGFKYIAQKLGKYEEAIPAEKRKDYRKMSEAQTRALRLEYSRYFVFGGEESYGYLAQDFVRDKDANSAAIIFAELAAYAESVGKSLLELLHELFEKFGVYLEMGKSLVMEGADGAAKIAALSASYSSNPPTEVDGVAVSGIRDFSRGDMVDAEGDPIPAEKMIFVDLADGRSFAVRPSGTEPKIKYYLFGHGKPGVPVKEALPSVQASLDSLWAAVEKDARARSNG
- a CDS encoding DUF6056 family protein, which produces MPSPRTSTVWFWALVAAALSYVALVSWWSPFTSDTYHHALTGMEHRFSFSLVWERCAASYMTWNPRIGEYLAFAVATAGKWLFLLLNPFVQVGLALMMFYLAAGRRVDPRSWPDVRLFGLALLLLFTCTARPGVTIYWLSGATNYSWAAALWLGFLCLYRGLLEKGENGIKGERGEDGWKKWSAVLALGFLAGMTNENNIPGTWLLLGALFVFVRLVRKRKLPLWSYAGLAAQVAGSLCMLLAPGVSARMNSATPGCAEPLSGVWDRLEAVPALLLRMHEYLALPLLLGAVAAWILWKCFRRDRNSIRPWKIQIGTAAAYILTAYAMALSFAAAVVPADHAMFSATLLFGIGVLALLHAWYGIPCAVPRPRIFTAVFLVLSGLCVLSTFHDHLLLFRQHEKRVRLILEQKKAGVQEVVVPSLEPPSSWCSFIFWVDLSQNPDDYVNRGAAMYYGIKNIRAFHAGCDGKSLP
- a CDS encoding saccharopine dehydrogenase family protein, whose amino-acid sequence is MNTVLIIGAGGVGHVVANKCAQLPKIFQNIHLASRTKSKCDAIAEDVRARTGVSITTHAVDADDVPSTVALIREVKPQLLINVALPYQDLTLMDACLETGVNYLDTANYEPRDVAKFEYSWQWAYQDKFRKAGLFALLGSGFDPGVTNVFTAWALKHHFDEIHTLDIIDVNGGNHGKAFATNFNPEINIREVTAPCRHWENGAFRETAPMSMHQSFTCPQEVGTYEIYRMYHEEMESLVKHIPTIRRAQFWMSFSPNYLKHLEVLQNVGMTRIDPVMYNGVEIIPLQFLKAVLPDPGDLGKTTKGKTCIGNVITGVKDGKFKAVYIYNICDHEKCFEEVGSQAISYTTGVPAMIGAEMILTGKWSGAGVFNMEQNDPDPFMDELNKRGLPWQCVELTEEQAKALQVH